One stretch of Kogia breviceps isolate mKogBre1 chromosome 18, mKogBre1 haplotype 1, whole genome shotgun sequence DNA includes these proteins:
- the IRF2BP1 gene encoding interferon regulatory factor 2-binding protein 1 translates to MASVQASRRQWCYLCDLPKMPWAMVWDFSEAVCRGCVNFEGADRIELLIDAARQLKRSHVLPEGRSPGPPALKHPATKDLAAAAAQGPQLPPPQAQPQPSGTGGAVSGQDRYDRATSSGRLPLPSPALEYTLGSRLANGLGREEAVAEGARRALLGSMPGLVPPGLLAAAVSGLGSRGLTLAPGLSPARPAFGSDFEKEKQQRNADCLAELNEAMRGRAEEWHGRPKAVREQLLALSACAPFNVRFKKDHGLVGRVFAFDATARPPGYEFELKLFTEYPCGSGNVYAGVLAVARQMFHDALREPGKALASSGFKYLEYERRHGSGEWRQLGELLTDGVRTFREPAPAEALPQQYPEPAPAALCGPPPRAPSRNLAPTPRRRKASPEPEGEASGKMTAEELQQRHWAAPGGPFSADTPGVPSPIAALKNVAEALGHSPKDPAGAAGPVRAGGASPAASSAAQPPAQHRLVARNGEAEVSPTAGAEAVSGGGSGTGATPGAPLCCTLCRERLEDTHFVQCPSVPGHKFCFPCSREFIKAQGPAGEVYCPSGDKCPLVGSSVPWAFMQGEIATILAGDIKVKKERDP, encoded by the coding sequence ATGGCGTCCGTGCAGGCTTCCCGCCGCCAGTGGTGCTACCTGTGCGACCTGCCCAAGATGCCGTGGGCCATGGTGTGGGACTTCAGTGAGGCCGTGTGCCGCGGCTGCGTGAACTTCGAGGGCGCGGATCGCATCGAGCTGCTCATCGATGCCGCCCGGCAGCTCAAGCGAAGCCACGTGCTCCCCGAGGGCCGCTCGCCGGGGCCCCCGGCCCTCAAGCACCCGGCCACTAAGGACCTGGCAGCCGCCGCTGCACAGGGGCCTCAGTTGCCGCCTCCACAGGCCCAGCCCCAGCCGTCGGGGACAGGCGGCGCTGTCTCAGGCCAGGACCGCTATGACAGGGCCACATCGTCGGGCCGCCTCCCCTTGCCCTCGCCCGCCCTGGAGTACACCCTGGGGTCCCGCCTGGCCAATGGACTGGGCCGCGAGGAGGCTGTGGCGGAGGGGGCGCGAAGGGCCCTGCTTGGCTCCATGCCCGGCTTGGTGCCCCCCGGGCTGCTGGCAGCTGCGGTGTCTGGCCTGGGAAGCCGAGGTCTGACGCTGGCACCCGGCTTGAGTCCTGCCCGTCCAGCCTTCGGCTCCGATTTCGAGAAGGAGAAGCAGCAGAGGAATGCGGACTGTCTGGCAGAATTGAACGAGGCCATGAGGGGCCGGGCAGAGGAATGGCACGGGCGCCCCAAAGCCGTGCGGGAACAGCTGCTGGCGCTGTCTGCCTGCGCCCCTTTCAATGTCCGTTTCAAGAAGGATCACGGGCTGGTGGGACGGGTGTTCGCCTTCGATGCTACTGCCCGCCCTCCAGGCTACGAGTTCGAGCTGAAGCTCTTCACCGAATACCCCTGTGGTTCTGGCAACGTGTATGCTGGAGTCCTGGCCGTGGCTCGCCAGATGTTTCATGATGCTCTGCGGGAGCCGGGCAAGGCGCTGGCCTCATCAGGCTTCAAGTACCTCGAATATGAACGCCGACACGGCTCAGGGGAATGGCGCCAGCTAGGGGAGCTGTTAACCGACGGTGTCCGCACCTTCCGCGAGCCAGCTCCCGCCGAGGCCCTGCCCCAACAGTATCCAGAGCCAGCCCCTGCAGCTCTTTGTGGCCCCCCGCCACGAGCCCCATCCAGGAATCTGGCCCCCACGCCACGCCGTCGCAAGGCGTCCCCTGAGCCGGAGGGCGAGGCGTCTGGGAAGATGACCGCCGAGGAGCTGCAGCAGCGGCACTGGGCGGCCCCCGGCGGCCCGTTCTCCGCCGACACCCCTGGTGTGCCCTCGCCCATCGCCGCCCTGAAGAACGTGGCCGAGGCCCTTGGCCACTCCCCCAAGGACCCTGCTGGGGCTGCGGGCCCTGTGCGTGCAGGGGGCGCCAGCCCCGCAGCCTCCTCCGCGGCGCAGCCTCCAGCCCAGCATCGTCTAGTGGCCCGAAACGGTGAGGCGGAAGTTAGCCCCACAGCAGGGGCGGAAGCTGTTAGCGGGGGTGGTAGCGGCACCGGGGCGACCCCTGGGGCCCCCCTGTGCTGTACCCTATGCCGGGAGCGGCTGGAAGACACCCACTTCGTCCAGTGCCCCTCAGTGCCCGGACACAAGTTTTGCTTTCCCTGCTCACGGGAGTTCATCAAGGCACAGGGTCCTGCCGGGGAGGTGTACTGCCCCAGTGGAGACAAGTGCCCGCTAGTGGGCTCCTCTGTCCCCTGGGCCTTCATGCAAGGCGAGATCGCCACCATCCTTGCTGGAGACATCAAGGTTAAGAAAGAACGGGACCCCTAG